One genomic region from Drosophila subpulchrella strain 33 F10 #4 breed RU33 chromosome 2R, RU_Dsub_v1.1 Primary Assembly, whole genome shotgun sequence encodes:
- the LOC119550050 gene encoding uncharacterized protein LOC119550050, whose amino-acid sequence MRERSQTTPRRRRAGPKQALPSEGVGALESPYYSIDNTEDIYGTTLLPSQRCYVDPWDLENYDYVRKKIDDVNGQEVVEPAYGGGNSLTPSPTYGYGTGVGGGGGGGVGVGMSATMPRPHTQTRRVSRAQCQLECCVPQRTRRRSRSARKEPLYTARSDIYGAPSRYEDYMATMTRQLQLDNGEEEEDPEDLYGEEQRQLYNGFGGFSSASSTEHPSSIGDEQPLPQRRASTLQRRPVPSQMHRGNNNIAGGYGTAPHPRRKRSGKTAPLSAPPQIDFPAPPPLSPAYDYCNPYATLPYCSIPDCSECQQQIYAAPSTLYGTMGGVGGGDGSRMRGSSPHSSGGDSSLYSGICARKFGLSKKGLLQIDYSCSWNDLDRVMQGHF is encoded by the exons ATGCGTGAACGCAGTCAAACGACCCCAAGAAGGCGCCGTGCCGGTCCAAAACAGGCATTACCATCTGAGGGTGTGGGCGCCCTGGAATCCCCCTATTACTCTATTGACAATACGGAGGATATATATGGAACCACCTTGCTGCCCTCGCAGCGCTGCTACGTGGATCCCTGGGATCTGGAGAACTATGATTATGTACGCAAAAAGATCGATGATGTCAACGGTCAGGAGGTGGTTGAACCCGCCTATGGGGGTGGTAACTCCCTGACCCCCAGTCCCACCTATGGTTATGGAACGGGAGTAGGTGGGGGCGGGGGCGGGGGAGTGGGTGTGGGCATGTCCGCCAcaatgccacgcccccacaCCCAAACTCGGCGTGTGTCGCGTGCTCAGTGCCAACTGGAGTGCTGTGTGCCCCAAAGGACTCGTCGCCGCAGTCGCAGTGCTCGCAAGGAACCACTGTATACGGCCAGGAGCGACATCTATGGGGCACCCAGTCGCTATGAGGACTACATGGCGACCATGACCAGGCAGCTGCAGCTGGACAAcggcgaggaggaggaggatccGGAGGACCTTTATGGCGAGGAGCAACGCCAGCTATACAATGGCTTTGGAG GCTTCTCCAGTGCCAGTTCCACGGAGCACCCCTCCTCCATTGGGGACGAGCAGCCCCTGCCCCAGCGACGGGCCTCCACCCTGCAGCGTCGCCCTGTCCCCAGTCAGATGCACAggggcaacaacaacatcgcAGGGGGCTATGGAACTGCCCCCCATCCGAGGCGCAAGAGAAGTGGCAAGACGGCGCCCCTGTCCGCCCCGCCGCAGATCGATTTTCCCGCCCCGCCGCCACTTTCGCCCGCCTACGACTACTGCAATCCCTATGCTACATTGCCGTACTGCAGCATTCCGGATTGCAGTGAGTGTCAGCAGCAAATCTACGCCGCACCCTCCACCCTCTACGGAACCATGGGCGGCGTGGGAGGAGGGGATGGATCCCGAATGAGGGGCTCTTCACCCCATTCCAGCGGTGGCGACTCGTCGCTCTACTCGGGAATTTGCGCCCGTAAATTCGGACTGAGCAAGAAGGGTCTGCTGCAGATCGACTACTCCTGCAGTTGGAACGATCTGGATAGGGTGATGCAGGGCCATTTCTGA